A stretch of the Cumulibacter soli genome encodes the following:
- a CDS encoding glycerol-3-phosphate dehydrogenase/oxidase: MSENHPAVGQQSPTRQPSSWINSRTRAAALREFTDSERSPLDVLVIGGGITGVGVALDAASRGLRVALVERRDLASGTSGFSSKLAHGGLRYLAQAQIGVARESAIERHHLLTSIAPHLVRPVQTLIPQNRHLSRKDAAMVYGGMRMGDLLRRTARTSSSLLPGPSRISAQEVALLTPAIDKRELRGGLTYWDCQIEDDARLVTALARTAAAHGARVITRCEATDVNARSATLTDSLTGDKYIAYADVVVNATGVWAGDIAEGIRTSPSRGTHLVVRSADLGDPRAILAVPVEGTLSRYVFAIPHPDGVCYLGITDDATPDADPYAPGIGDGDIAFILDTLNSALASDLTEADIVGTFSGLRPLVSDVGADATSDLSRRHVLIDRPGQPLTITGGKLTTYRQMAEETVDAAVRRLGRKDECVTKSLPLTGAAEPGVLRRIDAPARLVRRYGTEALAVAALAEDDPSLLEPVSARSPILGVEVAYAVLAEGALHVDDFLDRRVRAGFVPADREDIRWECTKIFERTAAALRTRN; the protein is encoded by the coding sequence GTGAGCGAGAACCACCCCGCCGTTGGCCAGCAGTCGCCCACCCGCCAGCCCTCGAGCTGGATCAATTCACGCACCCGCGCTGCTGCGCTGCGCGAGTTCACCGACTCCGAACGTAGCCCGCTGGACGTACTGGTCATCGGTGGCGGCATCACCGGTGTCGGGGTCGCGCTGGATGCCGCCTCTCGCGGGCTTCGGGTGGCGTTGGTCGAGCGCCGCGACCTAGCCAGCGGCACGAGTGGGTTCTCGTCCAAACTCGCACACGGCGGACTGCGTTACCTCGCGCAAGCGCAGATCGGCGTGGCCCGCGAGTCCGCGATCGAGCGTCATCACTTGCTCACCTCGATCGCACCGCACCTCGTACGCCCGGTACAAACCCTGATTCCGCAGAACCGTCACCTCAGCCGCAAGGACGCCGCCATGGTGTACGGCGGTATGCGAATGGGCGACCTGCTGCGCCGTACCGCGCGCACCTCCTCAAGCCTGCTGCCGGGGCCCAGTCGGATCAGCGCACAGGAGGTTGCGTTGCTCACGCCGGCCATCGACAAGCGCGAACTGCGCGGCGGGCTGACCTACTGGGACTGCCAGATCGAGGACGACGCCCGCCTGGTCACCGCCCTGGCGCGCACCGCTGCGGCGCACGGCGCTCGAGTGATCACCCGCTGTGAAGCTACCGATGTGAATGCTCGCTCGGCGACGCTCACCGATTCGCTCACCGGCGATAAGTACATCGCCTACGCCGACGTCGTCGTCAACGCGACGGGTGTGTGGGCCGGCGACATCGCCGAAGGGATCCGCACCAGCCCCAGTCGCGGCACCCACCTCGTTGTGCGCAGCGCCGACCTCGGCGACCCCCGCGCGATACTCGCCGTACCCGTCGAAGGCACGCTCAGCCGCTACGTATTTGCGATCCCGCATCCGGATGGTGTCTGCTACCTCGGCATTACCGACGACGCGACCCCGGATGCCGACCCATATGCGCCCGGAATCGGTGACGGAGATATCGCGTTTATCCTCGACACCCTCAATTCCGCGCTGGCGAGTGATCTCACCGAGGCCGACATCGTCGGTACTTTCTCAGGCCTGCGCCCGCTGGTATCGGACGTGGGTGCCGACGCGACATCAGACCTGTCACGTCGGCACGTCCTGATCGATCGACCCGGTCAGCCACTGACGATTACTGGCGGCAAACTCACCACCTACCGCCAGATGGCCGAAGAGACCGTTGACGCAGCCGTGCGGCGGCTTGGTCGCAAAGATGAGTGCGTGACCAAGTCACTGCCGTTGACCGGTGCCGCCGAGCCCGGCGTCCTGCGTCGTATCGATGCTCCGGCGCGGCTCGTACGCCGTTATGGCACCGAGGCGCTGGCCGTTGCCGCCCTCGCTGAGGACGATCCTTCGCTGCTGGAGCCAGTCTCGGCCCGCTCGCCGATCCTCGGAGTCGAGGTAGCGTACGCCGTACTCGCCGAGGGGGCACTGCACGTAGACGACTTCCTTGATCGGCGCGTCCGCGCGGGGTTCGTACCGGCCGATCGCGAGGACATCCGGTGGGAGTGCACGAAGATCTTCGAGCGAACTGCTGCCGCGTTGCGGACCCGAAACTAA
- a CDS encoding methylated-DNA--[protein]-cysteine S-methyltransferase — protein MVLTHAVISSPVGDLTVVRSAVGVCGLYMQATKRPLTPERLGERDSAAADGVADQLAEYFNGERREFDVPLDLTGTPFQRRVWGALLRIPYADRVSYRQIAVELGIPNAVRALGAANGSNPVSIIVPCHRVVASNGALTGYAGGMERKKFLLDMEARVAGT, from the coding sequence ATGGTGCTCACCCATGCTGTGATCAGTTCGCCCGTGGGGGATCTGACAGTTGTGCGCTCCGCAGTTGGCGTGTGCGGGTTGTACATGCAGGCCACCAAGCGGCCCCTGACGCCCGAACGCCTCGGCGAGCGGGATTCCGCAGCAGCCGACGGTGTGGCCGACCAACTTGCCGAGTACTTCAACGGCGAACGACGCGAGTTCGATGTCCCCTTGGATCTCACGGGGACGCCATTCCAGCGCCGCGTGTGGGGCGCGCTCCTGCGCATCCCGTATGCAGACCGGGTGTCCTACCGCCAGATAGCCGTGGAACTGGGCATCCCGAACGCGGTTCGCGCCCTCGGAGCTGCGAACGGCAGCAACCCAGTCAGCATTATTGTGCCCTGCCACCGGGTGGTGGCCAGCAATGGTGCCCTGACAGGATACGCGGGCGGTATGGAGCGCAAGAAGTTCCTCCTGGATATGGAGGCACGCGTCGCCGGTACCTGA
- the gdhA gene encoding NADP-specific glutamate dehydrogenase: MTKKVGTMADMGEDLGKIYQTVIDRNPGEPEFHQAVHEVVSTLTPVFERHPHYADQRVLERICEPERQIIFRVPWMNDKNEIEINRAFRVEFNSALGPYKGGLRFHPSVYLGIIKFLGFEQIFKNALTGMPIGGGKGGSDFDPKGRSDAEVMRFCQSFMTELYRHMGEYTDVPAGDIGVGGREIGYLFGQYKRITNRYESGVLTGKGLGWGGSLVRTEATGYGTVFFAREMLTKIGQSFDGARVSVSGSGNVAIYAVQKAQELGAKVVAMSDSGGYIVDEAGIDLDLVREIKEVRRGRISEYVDARSSAHYSTEGSLWDVPVTVALPSATQNELHAQHAATLAKNGCVVVAEGANMPCTPEATTILTEAKVAFGPGKAANAGGVATSALEMQQNAARDNWTFEQTERRLEEIMVDIHEACATTAEDYGDPGNYVLGANIAGFIDVADAMIAHGVI, from the coding sequence ATGACAAAGAAGGTAGGAACGATGGCTGATATGGGTGAGGACCTCGGGAAGATCTACCAGACGGTGATCGACCGTAACCCGGGAGAGCCGGAGTTCCATCAAGCGGTTCACGAGGTCGTTAGCACCCTCACACCCGTTTTCGAACGCCACCCGCACTACGCCGATCAGCGAGTGCTGGAGCGCATCTGCGAGCCCGAGCGCCAGATCATCTTCCGCGTGCCGTGGATGAACGACAAGAACGAGATCGAGATCAACCGAGCGTTCCGCGTCGAGTTCAACTCCGCGCTCGGCCCATACAAGGGTGGTCTGCGGTTCCACCCGTCGGTGTACCTGGGCATCATCAAGTTTCTCGGTTTCGAGCAGATCTTCAAGAACGCGCTGACCGGCATGCCGATCGGCGGCGGTAAGGGCGGCTCCGACTTCGACCCCAAGGGACGTTCGGACGCCGAGGTCATGCGCTTCTGCCAGTCCTTCATGACCGAGCTGTACCGCCACATGGGTGAGTACACCGACGTACCGGCCGGCGATATCGGCGTCGGCGGCCGCGAGATCGGCTACCTGTTCGGTCAGTACAAGCGAATCACCAATCGCTACGAGTCCGGCGTACTGACGGGCAAGGGCCTCGGCTGGGGCGGTTCGTTGGTGCGGACCGAAGCCACTGGCTACGGCACCGTATTCTTCGCACGCGAGATGCTCACCAAGATCGGCCAGTCCTTCGACGGCGCCCGGGTGTCGGTCTCCGGCTCCGGCAACGTCGCGATCTACGCCGTGCAGAAGGCACAGGAGCTTGGCGCGAAGGTAGTCGCTATGTCGGACTCGGGCGGTTACATCGTCGACGAAGCCGGTATCGACCTGGATCTCGTCCGTGAAATCAAAGAGGTCCGGCGGGGCCGGATCAGCGAGTATGTCGACGCACGTTCCTCGGCGCACTACTCCACCGAAGGCTCGCTCTGGGATGTGCCCGTCACTGTCGCGCTACCAAGTGCGACGCAGAACGAACTTCACGCCCAGCATGCCGCAACGCTGGCCAAGAACGGCTGTGTCGTCGTCGCGGAGGGCGCGAATATGCCGTGCACCCCCGAGGCCACGACGATCCTGACCGAGGCAAAGGTCGCGTTTGGGCCGGGCAAAGCGGCAAATGCCGGCGGCGTGGCGACGTCCGCGTTGGAGATGCAGCAGAACGCCGCGCGTGATAACTGGACCTTCGAGCAGACCGAACGTCGGCTCGAGGAAATCATGGTGGACATACACGAGGCGTGTGCCACGACGGCGGAGGACTACGGTGATCCTGGAAACTACGTACTCGGCGCCAACATCGCCGGGTTCATCGACGTCGCGGATGCGATGATCGCGCACGGCGTGATCTAG
- the fgd gene encoding glucose-6-phosphate dehydrogenase (coenzyme-F420), with the protein MGRHPLRLGYKASAEQFAPAELLAFGVEAEQAGFDSVFISDHLQPWRHTGGHSPAALPWLGALGARTERIVIGTSVLTPTFRYHPAVIAQAFATLGCMFPGRVVLGVGSGESLNEAPLGLEWPDGKERFARLKEALTLIDQLWSEDRVNFDGKFYTTTNATIYDRPDEKVPVYIAASGPAATRLAGRVGDGFITTSGKPQTLYTDTLLPALNEGAQKVGRTVGDLDLLMEMKVSFDHDGERALNDTHYWGALALSSDEKTGVEDPIEMERLADALPVERTKSRWIVSTDADEHVEKISQYADWGFNHLVFHAPGPDQPRFLKLYGEEVLPRLRAKGIA; encoded by the coding sequence ATGGGCAGGCACCCACTACGGCTCGGATACAAAGCATCGGCTGAGCAATTCGCACCAGCGGAACTGCTCGCGTTCGGTGTGGAGGCCGAACAGGCCGGATTTGATTCAGTATTCATCTCCGATCATCTGCAGCCGTGGCGGCATACCGGAGGACACTCTCCCGCTGCGCTGCCGTGGTTGGGTGCCCTGGGCGCACGCACCGAACGGATCGTGATCGGTACGTCGGTACTGACGCCCACGTTCCGCTATCACCCGGCTGTGATCGCACAGGCCTTCGCGACCCTTGGGTGCATGTTCCCCGGTCGCGTCGTGCTGGGTGTCGGATCGGGCGAATCGCTCAACGAAGCGCCGCTCGGGCTCGAGTGGCCGGACGGTAAGGAGCGTTTCGCCCGGCTCAAGGAAGCCCTGACATTGATCGACCAGTTGTGGTCCGAGGATCGAGTCAATTTCGACGGCAAGTTCTACACGACGACGAATGCGACTATCTATGACCGACCCGACGAGAAGGTCCCGGTCTACATCGCGGCGTCCGGACCCGCGGCGACGCGACTCGCCGGACGTGTCGGCGACGGGTTCATCACCACCTCCGGAAAGCCGCAGACGCTCTACACCGATACGTTGCTTCCGGCGCTGAATGAGGGTGCGCAGAAGGTCGGCCGCACGGTCGGTGACCTCGATCTGCTGATGGAAATGAAGGTTTCGTTCGACCACGACGGCGAGCGCGCGCTGAACGACACCCACTACTGGGGTGCGCTGGCGCTCTCGAGTGATGAGAAGACCGGCGTCGAGGACCCGATCGAAATGGAGCGTCTCGCCGATGCCCTGCCGGTGGAACGCACCAAATCGCGGTGGATTGTCTCCACGGACGCCGATGAGCACGTCGAGAAGATCTCGCAGTACGCCGACTGGGGATTCAACCACCTCGTCTTCCACGCGCCCGGGCCCGACCAGCCTCGTTTTCTGAAGCTGTACGGCGAAGAGGTACTTCCGCGGCTGCGGGCGAAAGGGATCGCATGA
- a CDS encoding NUDIX hydrolase, which translates to MSIRLSREDVTERLAALEPRILADHSHRKAAVVIAVAEEEGAQGIWITKRQPTLRAHSGQWALPGGRVDAGETHREAALRELAEEVGFFADDAAILGRLDDYETRSGYVMSPFVVWAGKDPKYRVNADEVVHLFHIPFDELDVEPNLLTIPESDRPVIQMPLLGRKIHAPTAAVMYQFREVVLRGRQTRVGHFEQPVFAWK; encoded by the coding sequence ATGAGCATCCGGCTGAGCCGCGAGGACGTCACCGAGCGGCTCGCGGCGCTGGAGCCGCGAATTCTTGCCGACCATAGCCACCGCAAAGCTGCCGTGGTGATCGCGGTCGCTGAGGAGGAGGGTGCGCAGGGCATCTGGATCACCAAACGTCAGCCAACGCTGCGGGCGCACTCCGGTCAGTGGGCGTTGCCTGGCGGGCGAGTGGACGCGGGTGAAACCCACCGTGAGGCCGCGCTGCGTGAGCTAGCCGAAGAGGTCGGTTTCTTCGCGGACGATGCCGCGATCCTGGGTCGTCTGGATGACTACGAGACGCGTTCGGGGTATGTCATGTCGCCCTTCGTGGTGTGGGCCGGTAAGGACCCGAAGTATCGGGTGAACGCCGATGAGGTCGTGCACCTGTTCCACATTCCGTTCGACGAGCTGGACGTGGAGCCGAATCTTCTCACCATCCCCGAGTCGGACCGCCCGGTCATTCAGATGCCGCTGCTGGGTCGCAAGATTCATGCCCCCACGGCTGCGGTGATGTATCAGTTCCGCGAGGTGGTGCTGCGGGGACGCCAGACGCGCGTCGGGCACTTCGAGCAACCCGTCTTCGCCTGGAAGTAG
- a CDS encoding universal stress protein — translation MPVVVGFIPTNEGRAALDRAIEEAKLRNEKLIVVGSSKGGDEFLKMGMNFDEELRKVTDRVEAAGVEHEVHGYVRGNDPAEDLVEVAERTGAKLIVIGLRRRSPVGKLIMGSVAQRILLDASCDVLAVKPDQPTKR, via the coding sequence ATGCCTGTAGTCGTTGGATTCATTCCTACTAACGAGGGTCGCGCCGCCCTCGACCGCGCCATCGAGGAGGCCAAGCTCCGCAACGAGAAGTTGATCGTCGTCGGGTCCAGCAAGGGCGGCGACGAGTTCCTGAAGATGGGGATGAACTTCGACGAGGAACTGCGCAAGGTCACCGATCGGGTCGAGGCCGCCGGAGTCGAGCACGAAGTGCATGGGTATGTCCGCGGTAACGACCCGGCCGAAGACCTCGTCGAGGTCGCCGAGCGGACCGGCGCCAAACTCATCGTGATCGGCCTGCGCCGGCGCTCGCCGGTCGGCAAGTTGATCATGGGCTCGGTCGCCCAGCGGATCCTGCTCGACGCGAGTTGCGATGTGCTCGCCGTGAAGCCGGATCAGCCGACCAAGCGCTAA
- the eccCb gene encoding type VII secretion protein EccCb: MRAGENLVAVDNRFLNLPEVPDLPSRGSNPWWMSALPAVGSLGAVGFLALAPRSPFIYIAGGLIVAVSIAMVAGNYARNRRDKREGKAVIRDRFLAELNHTRAAMRADDALLRASKATATISGSTLHVPMATDTLDRDESTILTGERPDPFCHLRLEQFVARTRAVRDIPVRYPLAAATVISGAAQDTRGFARQVARRLVLDFEPHEVRIAVLTAHPHRWTQLRWAPQHRHPVLVDDVGAARLVADSSAAMADLLTSIEEPVLLIADTPSLLSDALIRQARWCLILQPAGHEADVAIEARSLRHRDMPRALPSIPCSAAELEAACRSAAAREHPARAMHSDTSDEVLRPLLGWGPDGPVHLDIRESSTGGSGPHGMLIGVTGSGKSEVLRTIVAGLLTVHTPGELALLLIDFKGGATFEPFTDLSQTAGVVTNLEDDPALVDRVLMALSAELRRRQRLLRTAGVAGIDDLPAAMSTPRLLVVVDEFSELLAAHADAIDVLVQIGRLGRSLGVHLLIASQRLDEGRLKGLEAHLTYRIALRTQSVAESRSILGTADAATLPNTPGHGFLRCGSADPTAFKARYTGDPHVTPTRAHRDTQLQPKPLTYRNGRLCAAAHTASGPTILQHVIATAAATPGVRLPIWAPPPHLPHHRDLYPDLQVRADRGFGTVRDPAMCAAIGTVDRPDLQRTEIGTVNLSSGHLAIVGTTRSGSTTLAQAALLSLALRHTPDELNLYLIEAAPAAFANLKALPHVAECSSDTQRAAAVIRRIEAIVSQREQGAHSTAAVLLAIDGYARFRDRHDALEAIVLDIARRGLSVGVYLVVTTHRWLDLPARLRELFGNRIEMRLGDPIESEIDRRSAALVPRGQPGRGLTQDGHALYGAGGDPTQIVDQIVRHWRGSRARGLPQLPTVLTTGNLSTDVTDRGLCVAVDRSSARPILLSESAPYTLIIGDGGSGRTSILRSLGRQHCRRGAKVLVIDPRRRLLDAFEPQYQLGYAATPSAAAELIDGLVTGLERRMPPADITADALREQTWWSGPQLHLLVDDYDLATMVGTNLAPLRRFLPYAADIGLRVTVARRASGAVAGMHDEVLSVLRDLGACGLLLSRANDEGPLLGARPGPAGWGTGVFVGQGRGTVDIQAIVETV; this comes from the coding sequence ATGAGGGCTGGGGAAAACCTCGTCGCTGTGGACAACCGGTTCCTCAACTTGCCTGAAGTCCCGGATTTGCCCTCGCGCGGTAGCAATCCATGGTGGATGTCCGCGCTGCCAGCGGTGGGAAGTCTCGGCGCGGTCGGCTTTCTGGCGCTCGCCCCGCGTTCGCCGTTCATTTACATCGCCGGCGGACTTATCGTTGCAGTCTCGATCGCCATGGTGGCAGGAAACTATGCACGCAACCGTCGCGACAAACGCGAGGGGAAAGCTGTCATCCGTGACCGGTTTCTTGCCGAGCTGAACCACACCCGAGCCGCTATGCGCGCCGACGATGCGCTGCTCCGCGCGTCGAAGGCGACGGCAACCATCAGCGGATCAACCTTGCACGTACCAATGGCCACCGACACTCTCGATCGCGACGAGTCGACGATCTTGACCGGTGAGCGCCCTGACCCGTTCTGTCACCTCCGATTAGAGCAGTTTGTCGCCCGCACCAGAGCAGTCCGCGATATCCCGGTGCGGTACCCATTGGCAGCGGCGACTGTCATCTCCGGGGCAGCGCAGGACACGCGGGGATTCGCCCGGCAGGTCGCGCGCCGGCTCGTACTCGATTTCGAGCCGCATGAGGTGCGGATCGCCGTTCTCACCGCACACCCGCATCGATGGACGCAACTGCGCTGGGCGCCACAGCACCGACATCCGGTGCTTGTCGATGACGTCGGCGCTGCCCGATTGGTCGCTGATTCGTCGGCCGCGATGGCTGATCTGCTCACCTCGATCGAGGAGCCGGTACTACTGATTGCCGACACACCTTCGCTGCTGAGCGACGCGCTGATACGCCAGGCGAGATGGTGCCTCATACTCCAACCAGCCGGACATGAGGCGGACGTCGCGATCGAAGCTCGGTCACTGCGACACCGAGACATGCCGCGTGCCTTACCGTCGATACCCTGCAGCGCCGCCGAACTGGAGGCAGCGTGTCGGTCAGCGGCTGCCCGAGAACATCCGGCTCGCGCGATGCACAGTGACACCTCGGATGAGGTGCTAAGACCATTGCTGGGGTGGGGGCCGGATGGCCCGGTTCACCTAGATATTCGAGAAAGCAGTACCGGTGGAAGTGGACCACACGGCATGCTGATTGGCGTCACGGGCTCGGGGAAGTCGGAAGTGCTGCGGACGATCGTCGCTGGCCTCCTCACCGTCCATACCCCCGGCGAACTCGCCCTGCTGTTGATTGACTTCAAGGGCGGCGCCACCTTCGAGCCGTTCACCGACCTCTCGCAAACCGCGGGCGTCGTCACGAACCTCGAAGACGATCCGGCTCTCGTCGACCGCGTCCTGATGGCGTTGTCTGCCGAACTGCGTCGCCGGCAACGACTCTTGCGCACAGCCGGGGTCGCCGGCATCGACGACCTTCCAGCGGCGATGTCCACTCCGCGTCTATTGGTGGTCGTCGACGAATTCAGTGAGCTCCTGGCCGCGCACGCCGACGCGATCGACGTCCTCGTGCAGATCGGACGCCTCGGACGGTCGCTCGGCGTCCACCTGCTGATCGCGTCGCAACGCTTGGACGAAGGGCGACTGAAAGGGCTAGAGGCGCACCTCACCTACCGCATAGCGTTACGCACGCAGAGTGTCGCCGAGTCACGCAGCATCCTGGGCACAGCCGACGCAGCAACCCTGCCCAACACGCCTGGCCACGGATTCCTTCGATGCGGTTCGGCCGACCCGACCGCGTTCAAAGCACGCTACACAGGCGATCCGCACGTAACGCCGACCCGCGCACACCGCGATACTCAGCTGCAGCCCAAGCCGCTGACGTACCGCAACGGTCGATTGTGCGCGGCCGCTCACACAGCTTCGGGACCAACCATCTTGCAGCACGTCATCGCGACCGCGGCTGCGACGCCCGGCGTACGGCTGCCGATCTGGGCTCCGCCGCCGCATTTACCGCACCATCGCGATCTGTACCCGGACTTGCAGGTGCGGGCGGATCGCGGATTCGGGACAGTAAGAGATCCGGCGATGTGCGCGGCGATCGGCACTGTCGATCGACCCGACCTCCAGCGGACAGAAATCGGCACCGTGAACCTGAGCAGCGGGCACCTCGCGATTGTGGGGACGACGAGATCGGGCTCGACCACGCTCGCGCAGGCGGCCTTGTTATCGCTCGCGTTGCGGCATACACCTGACGAGTTGAACCTCTACCTGATCGAGGCCGCCCCGGCAGCTTTCGCGAACCTGAAAGCGCTCCCACATGTCGCGGAGTGCAGCAGTGATACGCAACGCGCCGCAGCAGTGATACGCCGCATCGAAGCGATCGTGAGCCAACGGGAGCAGGGCGCACACAGCACTGCGGCCGTCCTACTCGCGATCGACGGGTACGCGCGATTCCGTGATCGGCACGATGCTCTCGAAGCGATCGTGCTCGATATCGCGCGACGCGGGCTCTCTGTTGGCGTGTATCTCGTCGTTACCACGCACCGATGGCTGGACCTACCGGCGAGGCTGCGTGAGCTGTTCGGAAATCGGATCGAAATGCGGTTGGGTGATCCGATCGAGTCCGAGATCGATCGGCGCAGCGCCGCGCTCGTACCGCGCGGCCAACCAGGGCGTGGATTGACGCAGGACGGACACGCGCTGTACGGCGCCGGGGGAGACCCGACGCAGATCGTCGATCAGATCGTGCGACATTGGCGTGGATCCCGCGCTCGCGGACTGCCACAACTCCCTACTGTGCTCACCACCGGCAACCTCAGTACCGACGTCACTGACCGTGGGTTGTGCGTGGCAGTTGACCGGTCGTCAGCGCGGCCGATCCTGTTGTCGGAGTCCGCGCCGTACACGCTCATCATCGGTGATGGCGGTTCCGGTCGCACGTCAATACTGCGTTCACTGGGGCGGCAGCACTGTCGTCGTGGCGCGAAAGTGCTGGTGATCGATCCACGGCGGCGCCTCTTGGATGCCTTCGAACCGCAGTACCAGCTCGGGTACGCCGCCACGCCGTCCGCCGCAGCCGAACTTATCGACGGCCTGGTTACCGGTCTTGAGCGCAGAATGCCGCCGGCGGACATCACCGCGGACGCACTGCGCGAACAGACCTGGTGGAGCGGTCCGCAACTGCATCTCTTAGTCGACGATTACGACCTGGCGACGATGGTGGGTACGAACCTCGCACCACTGCGTCGGTTCCTGCCGTACGCCGCCGACATTGGCCTGCGAGTGACTGTTGCCCGCCGCGCGTCCGGAGCCGTCGCCGGGATGCACGATGAGGTGCTGTCGGTGCTACGGGACCTAGGTGCCTGCGGCCTGCTACTGAGTCGGGCCAACGACGAGGGCCCGCTGCTCGGAGCGCGACCGGGGCCCGCCGGGTGGGGGACGGGGGTGTTTGTCGGGCAGGGACGCGGCACCGTCGACATCCAAGCAATCGTCGAAACGGTCTAG
- a CDS encoding EsaB/YukD family protein: MTIPLTVVGAEQSNDLVLPKHLPLAVLSDDLSEISGLPVTELHTVSGRKLDLSLSLHENGIAAGAIVLVSNPATTLIATDDVADVVQADPRPGSPLDRRGVALTCAVALLIAIGDAQASQPVLAVGCLAAVVGWALLPRLVLRMRGLSAANDPTDGRVRDRVVAAHTLTGWGGRVLAVVVLAMAVALTMHVDPAAVITGWLMLVWACLRSTGNDPILALPMLAAVAIATATGLAVVFDSEGVVIPAIATSLGTMMSGWALAPNVSRPFTRVLREQALRIATVLTPAGLLLASGLLPLP, translated from the coding sequence GTGACCATTCCGCTCACCGTCGTCGGTGCTGAACAGTCCAACGATCTGGTGCTCCCGAAACACCTGCCGCTCGCCGTACTCAGCGATGATCTCAGCGAGATTTCTGGGCTACCGGTGACGGAGTTACACACGGTTTCCGGTCGGAAGTTGGACCTGTCGCTCTCGCTACACGAGAACGGCATCGCTGCCGGAGCGATCGTGCTCGTCAGCAACCCGGCTACCACCCTGATCGCAACGGACGACGTCGCCGACGTTGTGCAGGCAGATCCACGTCCCGGATCGCCGCTGGATCGCCGCGGTGTCGCGCTGACCTGCGCCGTCGCACTGCTTATCGCTATCGGGGATGCGCAGGCGTCACAGCCGGTGCTTGCCGTGGGCTGCCTCGCCGCGGTCGTCGGCTGGGCGCTGCTACCCCGGCTGGTCCTGCGGATGCGCGGGTTGAGCGCCGCGAACGATCCGACGGACGGGCGAGTGCGTGACCGCGTGGTGGCCGCGCACACGCTAACGGGGTGGGGCGGGCGCGTACTGGCGGTCGTCGTGCTGGCTATGGCCGTGGCGCTGACGATGCACGTCGATCCGGCGGCCGTCATCACAGGCTGGCTGATGCTGGTGTGGGCGTGTTTGCGTTCAACCGGCAACGATCCGATCCTCGCGCTGCCAATGCTCGCCGCGGTCGCCATCGCGACGGCTACTGGCCTCGCGGTCGTCTTCGACTCGGAAGGGGTCGTGATTCCGGCGATCGCCACGTCACTGGGCACGATGATGTCTGGTTGGGCATTGGCGCCGAACGTGTCCCGGCCATTCACCCGGGTTCTGCGCGAGCAAGCGTTACGCATCGCAACAGTCCTCACTCCTGCCGGTTTATTGCTCGCGTCGGGTCTGCTGCCACTGCCATGA